In Nocardia sp. NBC_00403, one DNA window encodes the following:
- the ribH gene encoding 6,7-dimethyl-8-ribityllumazine synthase, which translates to MSGTGVPTFALEDAKELKLGIVASRWHTRICDTLVANAERVAKEAGVSQVTVVRCAGAMELPVVAQELARTHDAVVALGVVIRGGTPHFEYVCDAVTAGLTRVSLDAGKPVANGVLTTNNEEQALDRAGLPGSAENKGEQAAAAALDAALTLRTLRRSA; encoded by the coding sequence ATGAGCGGTACCGGCGTACCGACATTCGCGCTGGAGGATGCCAAGGAGCTCAAGCTCGGCATCGTCGCGTCGCGTTGGCACACGCGGATCTGCGACACGCTGGTCGCGAACGCGGAACGGGTGGCGAAAGAAGCCGGCGTCTCGCAGGTGACGGTGGTCCGGTGCGCGGGTGCGATGGAGCTGCCGGTGGTCGCACAGGAGCTGGCCCGCACGCATGACGCGGTCGTCGCGCTCGGTGTGGTGATCCGTGGTGGCACACCGCATTTCGAGTACGTCTGTGATGCGGTGACCGCCGGTCTGACCCGGGTTTCGCTGGATGCGGGCAAGCCCGTCGCCAACGGTGTGCTGACCACCAACAACGAGGAACAGGCCCTGGACAGGGCCGGGCTTCCCGGATCTGCCGAGAACAAGGGTGAACAGGCCGCCGCGGCAGCGCTCGACGCCGCGCTGACCCTGCGCACCCTGCGCCGGTCCGCGTAG